The region GCCGATCACCTTCGCGCCGACCTGGGAGAGCCCGCGCGTGAAGAAGGGCATCTCCGGAGGGTATCCGGGAGACAGGAAGAGCACGTTCATACGCCGATCCTCCCTTGGATCAACCGAGCTCGACCCGGATCCCGGTCACGATGCGCGCGAGCGCGCGCTCGACCGCTTCGGTGTCCCGGTGCCGCACGACGACATACCCCTCTCCCTCGTATCCGCCCGTCGGGGACTGTCCTTCCCTCGGGACCCGTGCCTCGACCACGACCGGTCCCACCTCCTTCGCGACCTTCTCCAGACCGTGCACCGCACGGACGCGCCCCGTGCCCTGCCCGCGGAGGAACGCCGCGCCGACCGCCCAGCGACGCTCCGGGACCGGGAACTCGTCGTACACGGCGAGCCGCGCCCACGCCTTGTAGAAGTCGAGGTCGTGCGCGTAGGAGAGGAGCGTCGTGAACTGGGCGCCGGGCGGGCGCGCGGCCACCTCGGAGATGGCGACGTTCCCGTCGGGCCTCCGGAACCACTCCATGTGGCTGAGCCCGGTCTCCATGCCGAGCACCGAGAGCGCGTGCGACGCCGCGCTCCGGATGGGGTCGTACGCCGGCCCCTCGATCTCGCGCGGCAGGATGACACACCACTGGATCCATGGCGCCTGGATCACCTCGAGCGGGGTCGGGAGATAGCGGCTGATCGAGTGGAAGACGAGCCTCCCGTCCACCATCACGCTGTCGAAGGAGTGCTCCTCGCCGGTCAGGAACTCCTCGAGGAGCGCGGGATCCCGCGGGGTCGGCGGCGCCGCGCCGAGCCACTCCCGGAAGCGGCCCTCGTCATCGATGCGGAACGTGTTCCGCGCGCCCGCTCCCGCGGGCGGCTTCACGACGAGCGGAAACGCGGCCTCGCGCGCGAAGGCGAGCGCCTCGTCGGCGTTCGTCGCGAGCCGGTGCCGCGCGCACGGAATCCCGTGCGCTTCGAAGACCGACTTCATGCGGGACTTGTCCCGGAAGTTCCGCGCCGCGTCCGCGCGCATGCCGGGGATCCCGAAGGCCTCGCGCACCTCGGCGAGCGGCACCTGGAGCTCCTCGAGCGTTCCGATCAGCCGGTCGACCGAGCCCAGGCGCTTCGCGACGTGCCTCACGGCGCTCCCGAGCTGGGGCGTTTCGAGCGCGTTCTCCACGCGAAGATACTCGACGAGGTTTCGCCGGAGCTCCGGGGGAAGCTTGTCCGCGGGCTCGTGCGTGACGAGCCCGAGACGGGTCTCCGGAAGCTCGGCCGCGCCCATCACGAAGCGGGCGGTCGTCTCCAGGAGGTAGGGTGCGACGAATATGGCGTTTCTCATTGGGATAGCGTATTATAGCGGGATTCCCGTCGCGCTGGAACCGGGTCTCCCACGCCGCCATGAGCCGTCCCCAGATCTGCTTCGTCACATCCGAGGTCGCGCCCTACGCGAAGACCGGTGGGCTCGGGGACGTCTGCGCGGCCCTCCCGAAGGCGCTCGCCCGGCTGGGGCACCGGGTGCGCGTGTTCCTCCCTCTCTACACGAGCGCGCGGAAGGCGGCGGGCGCTGCCGAGGTGGTCGAGACCGCGCGCGACGTCCCGGTGACCCTCGGAGACGGTGCGTACACGTTCACCCTCCGCCGCACCACGCTCCAGGACTCGGAGGCGGAGCTCTACCTGATCGATTGCCCCGCGCTCTACGACCGCGCGACGATCTACACGGAAGACCCGGACGAGCACCGGCGCTTCCTCCTCCTCTCGCGAGCGGCCCTCGAGGGCTGCCGCAGGCTGCGCTGGGCTCCGGACATTCTCCACGTGCACGACTGGCATGCGTCCTTCCTTCCGCTCCACCTTCACACGGTGGACCGCTGGGACCGGCTCTTCGACGGAACGAAGACGGTCCTCACGATCCACAACCTCGGTCACCAGGGAGCCTTCTCATCGGCCATCCTCGAGGACACCTGGATGGGAGGATCGGCGCATCTGCTCGACCGGGACGACCTGGCGGCGGGCCGGATCAACTTTCTCAAGACCGGCATCCTCTACGCCGATGCCATCACGACCGTGAGCCCGACCTACGCCCAGGAGATCCAGACTCCGGAGCACGGGATGGGGCTCGATCCCTACCTTCGCGGCAGGAGCGGGAGCCTCGTCGGGATCCTGAACGGCGTGGACTACAACGAGTGGAGCCCGCGCTCCGACCGGCACATCCCGTTCCACTACTCTCCCGCGAGCTTCTGGCGGAAGGAGAAGAACAAGGCGGAGCTGCTGAGCGCGATGGGGCTCTCCTACTCCCCGCGCGTTCCGGTCCTCGGCATCGTGACGAGGCTCTCCGCCCAGAAGGGACTCGATCTCGTGGAGCACGCGCTCCCGGGAATCCTCCGCACGCGCGACATCCGGTTCGTCGCGCTGGGAAGCGGGGAGCCGCGCTACGCGGAGATGCTCCGCCGGATGCAGGAGGCGTTCCCGGGAAAGGTCAC is a window of Candidatus Eisenbacteria bacterium DNA encoding:
- the glgA gene encoding glycogen synthase GlgA, with the protein product MSRPQICFVTSEVAPYAKTGGLGDVCAALPKALARLGHRVRVFLPLYTSARKAAGAAEVVETARDVPVTLGDGAYTFTLRRTTLQDSEAELYLIDCPALYDRATIYTEDPDEHRRFLLLSRAALEGCRRLRWAPDILHVHDWHASFLPLHLHTVDRWDRLFDGTKTVLTIHNLGHQGAFSSAILEDTWMGGSAHLLDRDDLAAGRINFLKTGILYADAITTVSPTYAQEIQTPEHGMGLDPYLRGRSGSLVGILNGVDYNEWSPRSDRHIPFHYSPASFWRKEKNKAELLSAMGLSYSPRVPVLGIVTRLSAQKGLDLVEHALPGILRTRDIRFVALGSGEPRYAEMLRRMQEAFPGKVTFYDGFQEPLAHLIEAGSDIFLMPSRYEPCGLNQMYSLKYGTVPIVRRTGGLADTVEPYDPRTGRGTGFVFEHYTPEGLRWAIELALEAFRDHEAWVRLGLAGMEKDFSWEKQAGEYVQLYARVGSGATAREGVPG